In Pseudopipra pipra isolate bDixPip1 chromosome 5, bDixPip1.hap1, whole genome shotgun sequence, the following proteins share a genomic window:
- the LOC135415246 gene encoding fork head domain-containing protein FD5-like: MSEDFSENNEGSVDICTVEEEEEKLIHSIAPRLPSSHIHAKKGLPVTVDEGRFLEKPPLSYIALIAKAILSSPTNKLNLAAIYKYIEDNFPFYRNKGGGWRNSVRHNLSLNDCFIKVGRCEDGKGNYWSIHPSNLNDFVHGDFRQHRRSRKRGHQKELEHCLAVNYFMPWGYYPFCPAPNWLYQTPYFLDPLWKMLYAERLPFVHEYQKCNVNSDLSMRKFSPPLQSDKPPSITEDLFYGFPATSVKQQNIFLNIQQGFPNSLLFSSQKQQQSEAFRHICKY; this comes from the coding sequence CATCTGTACcgtagaagaagaagaagaaaagctgaTTCACAGTATTGCACCCCGACTTCCCAGCTCTCACATACATGCAAAAAAGGGTCTTCCTGTGACTGTGGATGAAGGAAGATTTTTGGAAAAACCACCTCTATCTTACATAGCCTTGATTGCAAAGGCAATTCTTTCTTCTCCTACAAATAAGCTGAATTTAGCTGCTATCTACAAATATATTGAAGATAACTTTCCCTTTTACAGGAACAAAGGTGGAGGCTGGAGGAACAGTGTAAGGCATAACCTTTCACTAAATGATTGTTTCATCAAGGTGGGAAGATGTGAAGATGGCAAAGGAAACTACTGGAGTATTCACCCCTCAAACTTAAATGACTTTGTTCATGGGGACTTCAGGCAACATCGAAGGTCACGAAAGCGAGGGCATCAAAAGGAGCTAGAGCACTGCCTTGCTGTGAATTATTTCATGCCATGGGGATACTATCCTTTCTGCCCAGCACCAAATTGGCTTTACCAAACGCCTTATTTTCTGGATCCTCTGTGGAAAATGCTGTATGCTGAGAGACTGCCATTTGTGCATGAATACCAAAAATGCAATGTAAACAGTGATTTAAGCATGCGGAAGTTTTCACCTCCACTACAGAGTGATAAACCACCGAGCATTACTGAAGACTTGTTTTATGGATTTCCTGCCACTTCAGTTAAGCAgcagaatattttcttaaatattcaACAGGGTTTCCCTAATTCCCTTTTATTCTCCTCtcaaaaacagcagcaaagtgaAGCATTCAGGCACATCTGTAAGTACTAG